The sequence AGAAATACAAACTAACCACTGCTGATCAGACAATGACCACagtttaggaagaaaaaaaaatagacgaGACTGGAAAAACACAAGTGTTAACAGATTACAAAATTCATCCCCACTgttcttatttttctttgttcttcCTTAGTAATGTTTTTGTATAAAAAGTTAATCCTCATTAAAGTAATGGGTTTGCTACAACTAGCGAGAGCCATACCATATGCAATCTAGATGCAATAAAAAGGCTCAATTAAGTGGGGGTTTTTCAGGCATAGAGACCCCGATcatgctccctttgaagtcagttggagtttgCCTTGGCCTCCAGTAGGAGTAGGATCAAGCCTattctattttatatatttattctgATATTATGTGACACACTGAGTCCTGAGGATTCTTAAGTCTCTTGGATTGTGTTTGCAAAAGAATATGATTATCATCAACTAGGTGGAGTGAAAAGAAACCCTGAAATAGTTAAAAGAATGAAGCCTGCTTGAGGACTGTGAAAGTACTGGATTTCCTTTACATCTTCATGTTCTTCGCCATATGAAGTAGCTCTTCTTTGCAACCTCAGCGAGCAAAAGGACACAGTGACTAACATGCTGCCTCTATTCCACAGGGTATTCTGCAAGCTCTAGAATTCCTGCTGAGAAGAGACTACAGACCTCGCAGATCTTTCTATATTGGCATTGGACATGATGAAGAGGTATTTCtctcagtctgtctctctctcgttTCCTCCTATAAGAGCAGCTTGATTCTTGGATAGCCAGTTGCCTGCATTGTCCTTATACTTGACTAAATCAACTTTCTAAGGATTATTTACCATGAAACCCCCTGATGATCACTGTTGCATTGACAAATCACTCTTTAGAGCATTGCAGTCATAGGTATAAATTGACAGTTCAGCTCTCAGTGACCTGGGCATCAGGGTTTTACTcagtggagagagaggaaaagggtaAATCTGTACTATTCTTTGGTATGGCTTTTCTATGGCTGTCAGACGTAAAAAGTACAGTGCATGAGTGAAATGTGAAAATCCAGGTTAAGATGTATTTGATTGTTCCAGGTGAACAGTGTTATCTAACAGAGTCTTCATTAATGACATAGAGTTAGAAATAGAGAATGATAGGGTAGCAGAATTGCCCATTCTCATAAAGACAAGAAGGgcattcagtgaaattgaaagaTAAGAAATGATCAaattaaatacctttttaaaCAATGCCTAATTAAGCTGTAGAGCTCATTGCTGTGGGGTAGCATTGAGGCTTCTCATGAATAATGAGAACATCTTCAATTATattagactggatgtaaactctCTTGCTTCAGAACATAAGCAACCACTAATTGACAGGGGTTAGAAAGAAACTTCATCCCATGGACAGGTTATTTCTTAATTGCTCACTCTGTGGTTTCTTGCGCCTTTCTCATGtagcactggtcactgtcagagtcAGGATACTGTACTAGATGGACTGCTTGTGCGATTCAATATGGCAATTCCTCTGACTTGGACTCTCGTAGGTATCTGGTCATAAGGGAGCAATGAAGATTGCAGCTCTGCTGAAAACTAGAGGAGTGAAGCTTTCGTTCCTGCTAGATGAGGGAAGCGTTATCTTAGATGGGTTCTTGGTGGGAATAAAGAATCCAGTAGCAGTGTAAGTAAGGAAAGAAGAGAATTTAACACAATGGGCTTGATCCCTGGCTTTATGGGTAAGTGTGAGAGACTCTGCTAGTTTGGACTAATGCAGCGGTGtccataatacaaaataaaggcCCTCTATGGCGTCTTCAAATGTGGCCTGCAGCTGCTCTTTTCTTCCTTGGTGAAGACACAGCCGATGAACTACAGGGTTTTATTGctggtgacttgattgcagtttCTGTTCATCTCagtgaaaatataaatacaagCGAATGTTTGGGTTGTGTGCATATTTAATAATTAAGTACATTTACATACTTACATACATTTGTGTGTGGCTCTTAAGCTCCTGTCAGATTTTCATTGCAGCCCTCGGTATTGCAAAGATTAGGCATCCTTAGCTAATGCATAGAGCACTTGGCTGGGAAACCCACCCTTAGGTTTTCATCCCACCAGTCACTGTATCACCCTCTTGTTATACCTCTTTGTTTACTTGAGTAGGTGAGTTTGGCTAGGTTACAGCTGAGTCACAGTGCTAAGGATGGAGATGCCCATATTTATACGTAGCTGTCTCCTAGGCTGTCATTTATAGCTCCCCAgggattttatgttttttttctttagataaaAATTTAGTAACTTTGATGTGTAGTTGAGGTTTTGACAACAGAACCTGAGGCTGGTTCACCATTGTGGCAATCAGTGTGTCAGCCCCCTGACTGCTATTTGCTGGTTGTGCACATGGCAGGATGGGGCATGCAGTCAATGCTATTTCTCTTTGGAAAGCTTAGATAGCAACCCTGATTTACCTGTGAAGTGTTTATGTaacaaaagtttgtctttggcaTGCAGCTTGTAAGCTTGATTCATACCTTTTCTGAGGGAATGCAAAGGTGACCCTTTATCTTGAGTAGGAAAGAATGAGGAAATGGGCTATCTGTTGAGTTATGAATTCTGTCCCTTTCCCTCTGTGGTAGACAATCCTCTGAAGACCTGGTGGTTAATTTAGGAAGCCCTGTGATGAGTCAGTCTCATTTATCTGTTGTTCTAAAAAGCAGGGAAAAGACAACCAGGCGCTAATGAGATTTGGAATTGTGATATAAAGAACTTGGTGACAAAACAAATGTGATAAGCATGGGCACTATCAGACACTGTTGGTAGAAGGGTCAGATCTGACTGCGTATAGGTGTTTCAGTTTTACAATCTATTTCCTTCTTCAAAGCTGCAATTTAGTCTTTGTGGGAAGCATTCTGGTTTTCATGCAGAACTGTAGTGAAAAAGAGACCCCCATAATCTTCGTGTTGGCTGTGGGAGCATATAAAATGGACAAGTGCATGGGCCAGTCTCCCAGTGGAAAATATAATACCTATATATTGAAATATGAATGCAGTTTAGCTTTAATAAGACAGCAATTGGCTCTTGACATCAAACAAGAATTAAAATGCTCTcatttaagcttttaaaaacactgcaTAGGATAAGTATTTCCTATTGTCAACCTCCACAGAGGTGTTTGTaatcattcattcattttaattacCATGAAACGCTCTTGTTATACTTAAATGACATTTGTTTTTAAGACACTTGGTCTGTCAACAATACTGCAGCCGTGGTGCAAAATGTAAGCAAAGAGCCGTCCGACTGCACTTACTTTCAGTCTCTGAGCAGAGCTGTCACAAGCAGGGTACTGCAGCTGTACCAGAGCAAGTGTGTTAGTTGTGTGATGTGAAATCTGGAGAAAGAGCTAAGACCTCAGTGCTCCTACCACTCAGGTGTGGCTTTAAATgctttttgttgctgctgctgctgctgttatgcttattttttaaaaccaaataaaaatacTCTATCAGCTCCCTCTGTCTACAGTCTGTAGAGGCTGAAGAACTCCGGTTATGTAATATTTGGAATTGGCTTGATGAAGTTATTTCTTGTTCATCAGAATAGCTATCacagagaagggttcaattacaGCGAACTTCAGTGTGGAAAAAGAGCAAGGTCATTCCTCTGTCCCTCCTAAGGAGACGAGTATCGGTATTCTTGCAGCGGCATTGTCCAGGTGAGAGTTTACCTGGCTGTGTAACAGACCTAAGCTTGTCATGCAAAATCTCCTTAAACAGATTCGACCTCAGCGCTATATATTGTACCTCTCTGTGTATGTTTAAAACTGAAGCTTATGGCTCATATAAGTGTGCAGATATGCAACCCCTGGCAGAGGGGTTGTGGTCAGGGGAAGAGGGCATGGCTGGAGCACCTCTGCATTCCAGCTATTCACACTTCCTGGAATGGTCCCTAGGAACCCTAAAAAGCCAGGCATAAATTAGATCATCATCAGGGCTATTCAGACTTACGCCAGGGGCCTAAATGTCACTCAGTAGCCCTAGAATTTGGATATCCGCAAAGGTGACAGGAATCTATTTTTTGTTCCGTCCTTTTGTCTGTTGCCAGAATTTCTCTCCAAGAATCTTTTGTGACTGTATCTGCTGCCTACAGGTGAATCTATGCAAGCAAATAAACATGATGTGGTATCAAAATGTTATATCCTGTAGGCTGTGGTACAAGGTAGTGCTCCTGCTTCTCAGTCTCCCTATCCCAATGGATAAAGAATAGATTGATGGGGGCAAGGGTGTTGTTTTATAGAAGTGCCTGAAATAAAGAGAGACTTGCTATCGTTTTGGCCTACCATTTTTATAGATTTCCACATCTCCCTTACTGTCCCTTCCTTCCCATTGGGAGCCAGCCTTGGCTATCTCTTCATCCTCCCCAAAATATCATCTTTGGATGAGACAGGAATGCTCTGAAATCCGTGGTGAAGTTGTTCTCCTTGATTTGTGAACTGAGAGAGATATGGCTACATTTCAAGCTCTTGGTCAAATCTATGAATCAAAATGCAACCTGTTTTCTGCAATAATGTAGAATGAGGaggttttttttcaaatgctcaTTTGCTTGTTGTAGGTTGGAGCAGAATCCCATGCCCAATCTGTTTGGCCGTGAACCAGAAATCATGATTCTTGAGCACTTGGCTTCAGAGGTAAGTATTCAACTGTAGCTTCATTCTCAAGTTTCACATCATTgatattaataaattaaaagtAGCCCCAGACGTAAATTACCTAGGGGGGTTTCCTAATCTCTGTTAAACTCATTTAACTCAGAAAGGAGAATTCAAAGCTTAAGTGCAATAGTTCTCCCTCTGCAGCATCCCTCTCATACTGTACATAGATGGATCCCTTAGCCCTGTGTTCTGCACTGAGTCGTGACATCACTTCAGTCTCCAAAGCTGGAATTTTGATAATTGGTGTATCTTTGTTTTCTCTTACCACTTAGTTCCGTTTTCCTCTCAATCTCGTCATGACCAACCTGTGGCTGTTCTCGCCCATCGTCAGCAGGTAAAGGGAACACATCCCCTCTTCAcactcccagcctctgcccccatgAAATATGGGAACCAATGTCCATTTAGAAACTTTAGTCCTCTAGCTTTCTTGCCAATAAGCCTGATCTTCCCTGGAAATCAGCCATCCTATTTCTCAGTTTATCAGACTATAAAGCATTTACCTTGCTTTAATTAATAATTGAAACATACTGTAGCTGCTCTGCTAATGCATAGGTTGGTCTAATCAATTTAATTCTCACTTTTGTCATTTATATCTTTTATAAATACAAAACtccttttaaaaacttattttcatGCAGAATTTTCGAGCAGAAGCCCTCCACTAATGCCTTGATTCGGACCACCACAGCAATCACCATGTTTAATGCAGGAATCAAGGTAGCTTCATGtgtgcgtttgatttttcctCCACGTAGCATGAGGAGAACGCTTGTATTATTTAGAATGGTGGTTCCCACATACTACTAGATGTACCACAATGAATGGTTGGTTTTCTAGTCTCCTCCTACACTTAATTTTAAACTCAGCCTCTATACTGGGCCTTCATGCTTTGCCAACCTCACTCCATCTGAAAGTATAGCCCAGTTCACACCTTAGGGTTTACAATAGAAAATTGTTGCACTGATGACAATATTTGTTATCCAGTTCTTTCTAAACTGGTGCTGAAAATGGTttaagtgctaatgtagacaggATAAAAAACATTTTCAACCCTGTTACACAGAGTGTGATTGAGACTTTGGACCACCCATTGTCAGCAACAGGACAACTTCCTACTATAGCTGGGACCTTTGTCCCATGGTCACAAGACTGATATCCCTAAATCCACAATGGGTTAGAGCAAGCACagcagagtgagaggcagcaggTTCTGGCTGGTACAGTCAAGGTCTTAACCTGATAAACTGCACGGTTGAGAATTGCAGCTCTGGAACACCAATgagaaaattgaaaggtggataaggaactggttaaaggggagactacaatgagtcatactgaaaggtgagctgtcaggctggaaggaggttactagtggagttcctcagggatcggttttgggaccaatcttatttaatctttttattactgaccttggcacaaaaagtgggaatgtgctaataaagtttgcggatgacacaaagctgggaggtattactaacacagagaaggaccaggatatcatacaggaagatctggatgaccttgtaaactggagtaatagtaataggatgaaatgtaatagtgaaaagtgcaaggtcatgcatttggggattaataacaagaattttggttataaattggggacacatcagttggaagtaacagcggaggagaaggaccttggagtattggttgatcacaggatgactatgagctgccaatgtgatatggctgttaaAAAAGCTAATAAGGTTttaggatgcattaggcgaggtatttccagtagagataaggaggtgttagtaccattatacaaggcactggtgagacctcatctggaatactgtgtgcagttctggtctcccatgtttaagaaggatgaattcaaactggaacaggtacagagaagggctactagaatgatccTAGGAATGGAacacctgtcttatgaaaggagactgaaagagcttggcttgttcagtctaccaaaagaaggctgaggggagatatgattgctctctataaatatgtcagagggataaatatcagggagggagtggaattatttaagcttagtaccaatgtggacacaagaacaaatggatataaactggacactaggaagtttagacttgaaattagatgaaggtttctaaccattagaggagtgaagttctggaacagccttccaaggagagtagtgggggcaaaagatatatctggcttcaagactaagcttgataagtttatggaggggatggtatgatgggagagcctaattctggcaattaattgatctttgattattagcaggtaaatatgcccaatggtctgtgatgggatgttagatggggtgggatctgagttgttacagagaattctttcctgggtgctggctggtgagtcttgcccacatgttcagggtttaactgatcgccatatttggggtcgggaaggaattttcctccagggcagattggcagaggccctggaggtttttcgccttcctctgcagagtggggcacgggtcacttgctggaggattctctgcaccttgaggtctttaaaccacgatttgaggacttcagtaactcggacataggttaggggtttgttacaggagtgggtgggtgagattctgtggcctgcgttatgcaggaggtcagactagatgaccataatggtcccttctgaccttaagtctatGTCTATGAGAGCAATTAATAGTTTGGGCCTACTTCGTGCattcctcaaaggaaatctttaCTGAAAAGGATCACTTGTCTAGAAAACAAGATGTAATAGGTAAACAGTGACACTGAGTGGTGAGAAGAGAAATAACATGTTGCTTGCTTTTTTACTGTGTGTTCAAAGACTGTGTAACTTGCATACTTAACaaagtataaaatatattttgtagaaAACAGGAATTCCATATCTGTACTTATGCTGTTAAGTGACGTACATGGGTCATGCCTGGTGTCCTTTGGGGAAATGGACTCAGCTATAAAGGAGGATTTTTTAGAAGAGTGACATCAGATAAAATGaagttattatttaaaaaaaaaaaaaaaaaaacatgccaaACCCTTCCTCACATAGAGAAaaaattctaaatgaaaagtgCCTAATCCTTATATAACTACCTGTGTTGTAAAGACTAATGTTTACAGAGATCAAATGGTGGAAGGTTTgggcatttatttcaatgggagctggttgGGGCCTTATATCCTGAGCCCTGGAATTGCATGAGCAGTAGTTAAAACTTTTTGATAGCAGTGCATATCAGGATGATGTAATATTACAGTGGCAGTTCTGTGATTGGCCTTTGACTCTGCTTATGGCTTTCTCTATATTGTTTGAGCCTCTTTTTTCCCCTAGTCCAATGTCATCCCACCTTCCGCAAAAGCAACTGTGAATTTTCGGATCCACCCATCACAAAAGGTTGAAGAGGTAATGTCTGCATGTTACATTTGGTCACCTATTTTTTTTCATCATGACATTTGTCCCTGACATGTCATTTACTTAACTTTCCTGTACCTTTGAAATAGACAGTTGTTGATTGGTCTGGAGATTGCAAGCTTTCCTCTTTATTGTGGATCTTGCCTCTGCCATCTCCAGACTGCGCAGTTGTAATACACTCTACCTAGGGTTCCCATAGATGACCCCTCAGCAGCTTCATATAGTGCAAAATTGCTTGCCTGCGTTTTGCAGATGACAGATGTGAGCATGTAATATCTGTGCTGGCTTCCTTTATGCTTCCAGGTGCAAGTCAAGCTATTGGTTGTCTTCTGAAAATCTCTGAGTGTAATGGCATCTGGCCAGCTGAGAATACCTTATCCCCCGTTGCAGCAGGTCTTTTCCATCAGAAAGCTCTCATTGGCTGTCCCCAAGTTTAGAGTCTAGGGGAAGGGAGTGTTCTGCAACTTGCAGTCTGCCAGAGCCAAATTTATCcaaggtttttttccttttgagcAGATAGCATACGATGCACGTGTCCACTGTGTCTTTTTCTTTATTTGGGCTTGTAACCAGGGGAGATTGTCTCTTTGGGCCTGTTGGTTGCTTTAATGTTTGTTATATGTGCCAGATATCACAGTGATGAATGCAGTATAAATGAGAGAGACCCTCAGTGGCTTGTTTTACAGGACTCTTTTTGAAGACTCACTTTGGATTCTAAACACTACCTTCTAAATATGGAGGAGAACAGGAGACAGCACGGATTTTGAGGGACACCCTCTATGAAATATAGACTTGCAGCAATGTTAAGCAGCCTTTGGGGTTCATTCTTCTTCAGAATAACCCATAGACAAGTGGCTCCCACACTTCATTGGTTCACATACCCCCGccttaaaaaaattgtgaagtgAATTGATGAAACATCGAGCTCACATGGTACCAGTGGTGATCCATGGTTTGGGAATCTTGCCATGGACCATACATGCTTATGTAATAGTATTAAGGCTTATCTTCTATCAGTTGCAGCCACTAGACGGTGACCTGATCTCTCACACTTGAGTAGGTCTGACATAGCCCATTATCTATGAATAATATCAAACCCCTCTCTCTGGACAATCATGCCGAAAGCTTATTTTGTATTCCATTCACTTGACTGATCCAGCTACACAGTGGTGTCCTTTTGTGCTGAAGGGGTTAAGGAAGGCCTTTTGAGGCACTGACCCATAAATGATTGCCTTGGAAGTACTTCGACCTTTAATGCCAGGAGCGCATTGTGTAAGAGGAAAACAGACTTCCACCATGAGGCCACTACATGGCCCCTGTCCTGATTGTATGTCTTCATTTGGAGCCATAGCTGGCAATTGATTTACAAGGCAAGCCTTGAAACTGGCACCTGCACAGACATCCACAAGGAAAACTCTCATTCCCTTTGCTTATTTGTTCCTCTGGCTGTGTTCATAGGTGCTAGAGATAGTCAAAAACACTATTGCTGATGACAGAGTAAAGATACATCTACAGGAAGCCTTTGACCCACTCCCTGTCAGCCCCTGGGATAATCATGTCTTTGGAGTCCAGATTATCCAAAGAACCCTACTGGATGTTTTCCCCGATGTCAGCAACGTAGCTCCAGGTAAGAGCAAACACATGATGATTATTGTTTCCTCTTATACTTCCACATTcctgtccctccccctgccccccagttgctttgtttccatttctgtgtatccctccaccccagctgtTAACGACTGGAAACTGCTGTTGTTCCCTTTTCTGTTAGGTTCCATCTCTCTGCTTTAAAGTAAAAGAGAGCGAgcgagtgtgtgggtgggtggtgaGTTATGGTGGAAatagaaaaaagcaaacaggaaactGGCAGAAACAATGAACTTCGAATTGAGTCTCCCTGCAAAACATACCAGGGAATCTCTTCAGGGATGTAAGGAGTGGCAGGGGAGGTCTTCTCGTTTTAGCTCTTCAGTTTGCACTTCCATGACTGACAAAACCCTCTTTCTTCATCTGTGCTGTACCTGACTATCTAAAGCCCTTATCATGCCAGCTGTTCCACGCTACACAGTTTATGGGATAGGGACTTAAGCTTGAAATTGACACACAGAAaaataagagcctgatcctgacagatgctcccattgaaaccaacgaGGtgtggtgctcagctcctctcgTTGCTGAAAGAGTTCCCGCATTCTTTATTTCCTGTGCTGATGTGGGAACaataatttgttttcaaaaggaGTTTGTTTTCAAAGTGTAGAAATGCAACATCAGCCGAGCCTTTTTCCTTGAAGGCTAATTGGTTTCACTTGTGCTGAGACAACCTGACCTGTGGGTTTGTTTTCCAGGTATTTGTATTGGAAACACAGACAGCCGGCACTTCACTAATCTCACAGCTGCCATTTATCGATTTAACCCACTAGTATTTAAACCGGACGATTTACCCAGGTATTATATTCTGCTTGTGTGGGGAATGCTCTAGGGACTATTGTCAAagcaaattcatagattcatagattcatagattcatagattataggactggaagggacctcgagaggtcatcgagtccagtcccctgcccgcatggcaggaccaaatactgtctagaccatccctgatagacatttatctaacctactcttaaatatctccagagacggagattccacaacctccctaggcaatttgttccagtgtttaaccaccctgacagttaggaactttttcctaatgtccaacctagacctcccttgctgcagtttaaacccattgtttctggttctatccttagaggctaaggtgaacaagttctctccctcctccttatgacaccctattagatacctgaaaactgctatcatgtcccctctcagtcttctcttttccaaactaaacaaacccagttctttcagccttccttcataggtcatgttctcaagacctttaatcattcttgttgctcttctttggaccctttccaatttctccacatcttttttaaaatgcggcgcccagaactggacacaatactccagctgaggcctaaccagagcagagtagagcggaagaaggacttctcgtgtcttgctcacaacacacctgttaatacatcccagaatcatgtttgctttttttgcaacagcatcacactgttgactcatatttagcttgtggtccactataacccctagatccctttctgccgtactccttcctagacagtcttttcccattctgtatgtgtgaaattgatttttccttcctaagtggagcactttgcatttgtctttgttaaacttcatcctgtttacctcagcccatttctccaatttgtccagatcattttgaattatgaccctgtcctccaaagtagttgcaatccctcccagtttggtatcatccgcaaacttaataagcgtactttctatgccaatatctaagtcgttgatgaagatattgaacagagccggtcccaaaacagacccctgcggaaccccactcgttacgcctttccagcaggattgggaaccattaataacaactctctgagtacggttatccagccagttatgcacccaccttatagtagccccatctaatttgtatttgcctagtttatcgataagaatatcatgcgagaccgtatcaaatgccttactaaagtctaggtataccacatccaccgcttcacccttatccacaaggctcgttatcctatcaaagaaagctatcagattggtttgacatgatttgttcttcacaaatccatgctggctgttccctatcaccttaccaccttccaagtgtttgcagatgatttccttaattacttgctccattatcttccctggcacagaagttaaactaactggtctgtagttacctgggttgtttttatttccctttttatagatgggcactatatttgcccttttccagtcttctggaatctctcctgtctcccatgactttccaaagataatagctagaggctcagatacctcctctattagctccttgagtattctaggatgcatttcatcaggcccgggtgacttgcaggcatctaacttttctaagtgatttttaacttgttctttttttattttatccgctaaacctacccccttcccattagcattcactatgttaggcattccttcagacttctcggtgaagaccgaaacaaagaagtcattaagcatctctgccatttccaagtttcctgttactgtttctccctcttcactaagcagtgggcctaccctgtctttggtcttcctcttgcttctaatgtattgataaaaagtcttcttgtttccttttattcccgtagctagtttgagctcattttgtgcctttgcctttctaatcttgcccctgcattcctgtgttgtttgcctatattcatcctttgtaatctgtcctagtttccattttttatatgactcctttttattttttagatcgtgcaagatctcgtggttaagccaaggtggtcttttgccacattttctatctttcctaaccagcggaatagcttgcttttgggcccttaatagcgtccctttgaaaaactgccaactctcctcagttgtttttcccctcagtcttgattcccatgggaccttacccatcagctctctgagcttcccaaaatctgccttcctgaaatccattgtctctattttgctgttctcccttctacccttccttagaattgcaaactctatgatttcatgatcactttcacccaggctgccttctactttcacattctcaacgagttcctccctatttgttaaaatcaagtctagaacagcttcccccctagtagctttttcaaccttctgaaataaaaagttgtctccaatgcagtccaagaatttgttggatagtctgtgcccggttgtgttattttcccaacatatatccggatagttgaagtcccccatcaccaccaaatcttgggctttggatgattttgttagttgcttgaaaaaagcctcatccacctcttccacctggttaggtggcctgtagtagactcctagcatgacatctcccttgttttttgcccctttaagcctaacccagagactctcaacacttccgtctcctatgtccatctctacctcagtccaagtgtgtacatttttaatatataaggcaacacctcctccctttttcccctgtctatccttcctgagcaagctgtacccatccacaccaacattccaatcatgtgtattatcccaccaagtttcagtgatgccaacaatgtcatagttgtatttatttattagcacttccagttcttcctgcttattccccatacttctcgcatttgtatataggcatctaagatactggtt is a genomic window of Malaclemys terrapin pileata isolate rMalTer1 chromosome 4, rMalTer1.hap1, whole genome shotgun sequence containing:
- the LOC128836016 gene encoding LOW QUALITY PROTEIN: N-fatty-acyl-amino acid synthase/hydrolase PM20D1-like (The sequence of the model RefSeq protein was modified relative to this genomic sequence to represent the inferred CDS: deleted 1 base in 1 codon), giving the protein MAKRWCRLRGEAWAACLGLCGAALALLAVLLVRAYVLAPRPPPDPRLWGRRAALGFELSARDRQELKEALRGAIKIQTVSFSPEDQNTTALAEFGNYIKKVFPAVFSTKFIQHEIIGGYSHLFTVQGSDPQLMPYMLLAHMDVVPASQEGWHVPPFSAKELDGFIYGRGTVDNKNSAIGILQALEFLLRRDYRPRRSFYIGIGHDEEVSGHKGAMKIAALLKTRGVKLSFLLDEGSVILDGFLVGIKNPVAVIAITEKGSITANFSVEKEQGHSSVPPKETSIGILAAALSRLEQNPMPNLFGREPEIMILEHLASEFRFPLNLVMTNLWLFSPIVSRIFEQKPSTNALIRTTTAITMFNAGIKSNVIPPSAKATVNFRIHPSQKVEEVLEIVKNTIADDRVKIHLQEAFDPLPVSPWDNHVFGVQIIQRTLLDVFPDVSNVAPGICIGNTDSRHFTNLTAAIYRFNPLVFKPDDLPRVHGLNERISIEGYEKQVEFLYQLIQNSDINKLPEPHANSHELLSKRNGERSSY